TCAAGAAGGTTACGATTTGATTACAGCGAGCAATGGAAAAGAAGGGTTACAATTATTAAGCCAGGAATCCGGCATTGATCTAGTAATATGTGACATGATAATGCCGGAGAAAGAAGGAGTTGAAACTATCCATGAAATAAAGCAGGATTATCCGAATATCAAGGTGTTGGCAACCTCAGGCGGAGGGTACATCAGCGGCAGTAAATACCTTACTATGGCACAACAACTTGGAGCAGACACCGTACTGAAAAAACCGTTTGTTTATCAGCAATTAGTAGACGCTGTACAAGAACTTTTAGGAACAAAATAGAGTCAAACCTTTATTATTCAATAATAAACTGCCCATTTCAGTGTTTCAGTTTCTTTCCTTAATTTTCTGTCTTTTTCTGCCATTGCTTCTACTCCCTTTAACACATCACTTACTGTTGATCCCTTTATACCAAAATATCGTCCGATTTCTTCATTCTTCTCATTACTCATTATTTTAGATAGATAGTTGTTCTTCTATCATTTCTTCCTTTGCCCCTTCTGAGCAATTCTTCTCTTCAAATTAATATTAAAAGAAATTGTTTCAATAATTAACGCATTGTTTAAATTGTATACATAATTTTGAGAATTATTAGAAATATTCTGTGTAATTTCAAGAAATAACAATGCAATTTCTGCAAATTCTCGTCATGACGGAATGAATACAGGAGAATATCCACGCATAAAATGAAATTCAAAAAGTGTTATTATTCAAAACCCATTCTTTCATAAGGAGTTATAAAGCAAGCATATACTCTAATTGCTTTGGCTAATGGATTATTAATCATGGTCTTTGAGAAAAATATTTGAAATTAACAATTGGCAACAATTTTGCGAAATCAATCTTGTAAAATTCGCAGTTATGGTTAAAAATGTTTATAAAATTAAAAATTATCAAGATATTAATATCGTTATTTAATCTGGTATCTTTTTGTTCAACATCATTTGTCGGTTACATAAGGTTCCTTGTTACTGAAAACATGTTCAAGTCTCT
Above is a genomic segment from Candidatus Scalindua japonica containing:
- a CDS encoding response regulator, encoding MRILVIDDDKAILKLITTMLNQEGYDLITASNGKEGLQLLSQESGIDLVICDMIMPEKEGVETIHEIKQDYPNIKVLATSGGGYISGSKYLTMAQQLGADTVLKKPFVYQQLVDAVQELLGTK